One window from the genome of Moorena sp. SIOASIH encodes:
- a CDS encoding adenylate/guanylate cyclase domain-containing protein has protein sequence MVAASVYQHNSNQVEKGSISEANSSAAGSLVAAGQGISNFLAPLNRESLKQVVPSVESALQIVNQTLSMLDALLENQDFEKVLQEILNAITLKTAELMNADRVTIFFLDEDKNELWSVVAKGEGNNTLGELRFPADQGIVGEVATFKRVVNVPYDFYDDPRSNTAKKSDQKTGYRTYTLLALPLLTRQGDLVAVVQLLNKVKNSYTQNASLNEKIDQQGFTEEDQKLFNDFAPSMRLVLESSKSLYRATQRQRAATALIKATESLNLSSLDLDETLKRVMDEAKTLMKADRSTLWLIDRERNELWAQIPQADGLSQEIRIPMGVGFAGKVAQSGEALNIPFDLYDHPNSDNSKKVDQESGYRTCSLLCMPVYNSNQELIGVTQLVNKKKTGDFEPYNPNDWPKAPECWQASFNRIDEEYMKAFNIQAGVAIQRAKLFATIKQQEQIQRDMLRSLSNGVISTDKTGKIIATNESAKKLLGYYPGDSLEGLSVSQLINIKGGNFAQWLQNALTAKTEKDSRQYYPDQTLISQGLESTKHCVNLSINSIADASDQTHVYGALVVMDDISDEKRLKTTMYRYMTQELAEELLKLDDHKLGGDRKEVSVLFSDIRGYTALTESLNAEEVVGMLNDYFESMVDAIFEYKGTLDKYIGDAIMAVFGSPLPQEDHAWRAVQTALEMRRRLKDFNQQRVKAKRKPLKIGIGINSDSVISGNMGSTKRMEFTSIGDGVNLGARLETASKQYGCDILLSENTYRACVDQIWARELDKVIVKGKTKPVSIYELVGLKSEPISEYKARIIEHYYKGRQYYLQRQFALAMSEFGTILQKYDKHDQASVLHLNRCQRFLQEPPNDDWDGGWKLLEK, from the coding sequence ATGGTAGCTGCATCTGTTTATCAACACAATTCAAATCAGGTGGAAAAGGGGAGCATATCTGAGGCAAATTCCTCAGCAGCCGGTTCGCTAGTTGCGGCGGGACAAGGGATATCTAACTTCCTAGCGCCTTTAAACCGGGAAAGTTTAAAACAAGTAGTCCCAAGTGTAGAAAGCGCACTCCAGATCGTCAATCAAACCCTGTCGATGCTGGACGCTCTACTGGAAAACCAAGATTTTGAGAAGGTTCTCCAGGAGATTTTGAATGCGATTACTCTCAAAACGGCAGAGTTAATGAATGCCGACCGAGTAACAATATTTTTTCTGGATGAAGACAAGAACGAACTTTGGTCAGTAGTGGCAAAGGGAGAGGGAAACAACACCTTAGGAGAACTGCGATTTCCAGCTGATCAGGGCATTGTTGGTGAAGTAGCTACTTTCAAACGGGTGGTTAACGTTCCCTACGATTTTTATGATGACCCTCGTTCTAACACTGCCAAAAAGTCTGACCAAAAAACTGGATATCGCACCTATACCCTGCTAGCATTACCCCTGTTGACTCGACAGGGAGATTTAGTTGCCGTAGTCCAATTACTCAATAAGGTCAAAAATTCCTATACACAGAACGCTTCCTTAAACGAAAAAATTGATCAACAGGGCTTTACTGAGGAAGATCAAAAACTGTTTAACGATTTTGCCCCTTCGATGCGGCTGGTTCTAGAATCTTCCAAGTCCTTGTACCGAGCTACCCAGAGACAGCGAGCAGCAACAGCACTGATCAAAGCCACAGAATCGCTCAATCTCAGCAGTTTGGATCTAGACGAAACCCTCAAGCGGGTGATGGATGAGGCGAAAACGCTGATGAAAGCCGACCGTAGTACCCTGTGGCTAATTGACCGAGAGCGTAATGAACTGTGGGCGCAAATTCCCCAAGCGGATGGTTTATCCCAAGAAATCCGGATCCCAATGGGGGTTGGCTTTGCCGGCAAGGTAGCTCAAAGCGGTGAAGCTCTAAATATTCCTTTTGACCTATATGATCATCCCAATTCTGACAATTCTAAAAAAGTTGATCAGGAATCTGGTTATCGCACCTGTAGCCTGTTGTGTATGCCAGTGTATAACTCCAATCAAGAGTTAATAGGTGTAACCCAGCTAGTCAACAAGAAAAAGACCGGTGATTTTGAGCCTTATAATCCGAATGATTGGCCTAAAGCTCCGGAATGCTGGCAAGCAAGTTTTAATCGCATTGATGAAGAATACATGAAGGCGTTCAATATTCAAGCTGGGGTAGCCATACAGCGAGCGAAACTGTTTGCCACCATCAAACAGCAGGAACAAATTCAGCGGGATATGCTGCGCAGCCTCAGTAATGGAGTGATTTCCACCGATAAAACCGGTAAGATTATCGCTACCAATGAAAGTGCCAAGAAATTGCTGGGGTATTACCCTGGAGACAGCTTGGAGGGGTTATCGGTTAGTCAGTTGATTAACATCAAAGGGGGAAATTTTGCTCAATGGCTCCAGAACGCTTTAACTGCCAAGACGGAAAAAGACAGCCGTCAGTACTACCCCGATCAAACCCTGATCTCCCAGGGGTTAGAATCAACCAAGCATTGTGTGAATCTCTCGATTAACTCTATTGCTGATGCCAGCGATCAAACCCATGTCTATGGTGCGTTGGTAGTCATGGATGACATTAGTGATGAAAAACGCCTCAAGACTACCATGTATCGCTACATGACCCAGGAGTTAGCAGAGGAATTACTTAAGCTCGATGACCATAAATTAGGAGGCGATCGCAAAGAGGTATCAGTTCTGTTCTCCGATATACGTGGCTATACTGCCTTGACCGAAAGTTTAAACGCAGAAGAAGTCGTGGGTATGCTCAACGACTATTTTGAGTCGATGGTGGATGCAATTTTTGAATATAAAGGTACCCTCGACAAATACATTGGCGATGCGATTATGGCTGTTTTTGGTTCGCCCTTGCCCCAAGAGGATCATGCTTGGAGAGCAGTGCAAACTGCTTTAGAGATGCGCCGCCGTCTCAAAGACTTTAATCAACAACGTGTTAAAGCTAAGCGCAAACCCTTAAAGATTGGCATTGGCATCAACTCCGATAGTGTCATTAGTGGTAATATGGGTTCAACTAAACGAATGGAGTTTACCTCTATTGGTGATGGAGTCAATTTAGGTGCTCGCTTGGAAACGGCTAGCAAGCAATACGGTTGTGACATCCTGCTTAGTGAAAATACTTACAGAGCCTGTGTTGACCAGATCTGGGCCAGGGAATTGGATAAGGTAATTGTTAAGGGCAAGACCAAGCCAGTATCGATTTATGAATTAGTGGGCCTAAAATCTGAACCGATTTCGGAGTACAAAGCACGAATAATAGAACATTACTACAAAGGCCGTCAGTATTACCTCCAGCGACAGTTCGCCCTCGCCATGAGTGAGTTTGGCACCATTCTACAAAAATATGACAAACATGACCAAGCCTCTGTATTGCACCTGAACCGTTGTCAGCGTTTTCTTCAAGAACCTCCTAACGATGACTGGGATGGTGGCTGGAAGTTGTTAGAGAAATAG
- a CDS encoding AarF/ABC1/UbiB kinase family protein: MNPKTVSPTSVQALDSQADADRSVVPVSGSQSSVEEELSSTTESSVLETEKPRYDPSVIAAKYHKAYLQVLGRSFTIISSFISFALGLWWDRFRGRDVTENRARAIQLREILTDLGPAYIKIGQALSTRPDLVPQVFLDELTLLQDQLPPFENEVAYKFIEEELGDRPENIFAELTEKPVAAASLGQVYKGKLKTGETVAVKVQRPGLAHKITLDLYIIRLVAQWVQTNVKRVRSDLVAIMDEFGARIFEEMDYQHEGRNAERFAKLYGKLPEIYVPRIYWDYTGRRVLTMEWITGSKLTDMEKIKAQGIDAKHLIEVGVNCSLRQLLEYGFFHADPHPGNLLATSDGKLAYIDFGMMSQVKKYQRYGLIEAVVHLVNRDFPGLANDYVKLEFLTPDTDLTPIIPALAKVFNDALGASVAELNFKSITDQLSALMYEYPFRVPAYYALIIRSLVTLEGIAINVEPDFKVLSKAYPYVAKRLLTDPSPELRASLRDLLFKDGGFRWNRLENLLRNAGNSPDYDINQVLDQTLDFIFSERGAFIREHLVNEIVKAIDSFGRRTLDNVSYALQERLGLEINNKDNQQKKPEDKPETTENIQRIWEILQDTPGFDLMQLLPVIPQVLIKQETQEMGQKIAGGLAQRVIARMIREALLQDNPDNGTLNGHGQGSNPNLVLPPAAAMR, translated from the coding sequence ATGAATCCTAAAACAGTTTCCCCAACTTCTGTTCAAGCACTAGACTCACAGGCTGATGCGGACAGGTCAGTGGTACCAGTGTCGGGGAGTCAGAGCTCAGTTGAGGAAGAGTTGAGCTCGACAACGGAATCCTCTGTCTTGGAAACAGAAAAACCACGGTACGACCCGTCCGTGATCGCAGCCAAGTACCACAAGGCATACCTGCAAGTTCTAGGGCGGTCTTTCACCATTATTTCGTCATTTATATCGTTTGCTCTAGGTCTGTGGTGGGATCGGTTTCGGGGTCGGGATGTTACCGAGAACCGAGCCAGAGCGATTCAACTGCGGGAAATTTTAACCGACCTAGGACCAGCTTACATTAAAATCGGACAAGCTCTTTCCACGCGACCGGATTTAGTACCACAAGTTTTCTTGGATGAGTTGACGCTGCTACAAGACCAACTCCCACCCTTTGAGAATGAGGTGGCTTATAAATTTATTGAGGAAGAATTAGGCGATCGCCCGGAAAATATTTTCGCTGAACTGACTGAAAAGCCTGTGGCAGCGGCGTCCTTAGGACAGGTCTATAAGGGCAAACTCAAAACTGGGGAAACTGTTGCGGTCAAGGTACAGCGACCAGGATTGGCACATAAAATTACGCTTGATCTATACATTATACGCCTTGTTGCACAGTGGGTACAAACCAATGTCAAGCGGGTGCGCAGTGACTTGGTTGCCATCATGGATGAGTTTGGTGCCCGTATCTTTGAAGAGATGGACTATCAGCATGAAGGGCGCAATGCTGAACGCTTTGCCAAGCTTTACGGCAAACTACCGGAAATTTATGTTCCCCGAATTTACTGGGACTACACTGGGCGTCGTGTCCTGACTATGGAATGGATAACGGGTAGTAAGCTGACGGATATGGAAAAAATCAAGGCTCAAGGCATTGATGCCAAGCACTTGATTGAAGTTGGGGTAAACTGTTCCTTGCGACAGCTACTGGAATACGGATTCTTTCACGCTGACCCTCACCCTGGGAACCTGTTAGCCACCTCTGACGGCAAGCTGGCTTATATTGACTTTGGCATGATGAGCCAAGTCAAGAAGTATCAGCGCTATGGTTTGATTGAAGCTGTTGTCCATCTGGTCAATCGTGACTTCCCTGGTTTGGCCAATGACTACGTGAAGTTGGAGTTTCTGACCCCAGATACAGACCTGACACCAATTATTCCTGCCCTAGCCAAGGTTTTTAATGACGCCTTGGGAGCCAGTGTGGCAGAACTCAACTTCAAGAGTATAACTGACCAGTTATCAGCTTTGATGTATGAGTATCCCTTCCGGGTACCCGCTTACTATGCCCTGATTATTCGCTCCCTGGTGACCTTAGAAGGGATTGCCATTAATGTTGAGCCAGATTTCAAAGTACTCAGTAAAGCCTATCCTTATGTAGCCAAGCGCCTATTGACAGATCCATCACCGGAATTACGGGCATCCTTGAGGGATTTACTGTTTAAGGATGGCGGTTTCCGTTGGAACCGTCTGGAAAACCTGTTGCGCAATGCTGGAAATTCTCCAGATTATGATATCAACCAAGTCTTAGATCAGACCCTAGACTTTATTTTTTCAGAGCGAGGAGCCTTCATTCGGGAGCACTTGGTCAATGAGATTGTCAAGGCTATCGATAGCTTTGGAAGACGGACATTGGATAACGTCAGTTATGCCTTGCAGGAACGTCTGGGCTTAGAAATAAATAATAAAGATAATCAACAGAAGAAGCCAGAAGATAAACCCGAAACTACTGAGAATATCCAGCGAATTTGGGAAATTTTACAAGACACTCCTGGTTTTGACCTAATGCAATTGTTGCCAGTTATTCCTCAAGTGTTGATCAAACAGGAGACCCAGGAAATGGGACAAAAAATTGCTGGTGGTTTGGCACAGCGAGTAATTGCTCGGATGATTCGGGAGGCTTTACTCCAGGATAATCCTGACAATGGCACCCTTAACGGTCATGGGCAGGGGTCAAACCCTAACTTGGTTTTGCCCCCTGCTGCTGCGATGCGATAG
- the recN gene encoding DNA repair protein RecN has protein sequence MLLYLRIHNFALIDHLEVEFGAGLNVLTGETGAGKSIILDAIDIALGGKVTNRLIRTGTKRALVEATFNVDNPLIAWLSEQEIDLLDQADLVCSREITATEKGMRSRSRVNGTIVNRQLMEGLRERLVEITAQGQTIQLIMPARQRGLLDLYGGSPVIQQRDRVASAYMACQEAKKALETQQKSQQERLQRLDWLEYQIQDLSAANLTAPDELEQLELEHQRLNHVVELQQRSYQVYQALYHNDHGTLASADLLGQAESTLQHMVDYDSQLQPLLDLVSGALAQVAEAAHQINAYGDGLETDPERLQVVEERIGVLKQICRKYGPTLAKAIAHYESLRAELEELGSEGASLEELERNYALSQSNVTDECDQLTKLRYRAGSELEKQLVNQLKPLAMEKVKFTVEISPIVPTAAGADQVTFYFSPNPGEPLQPLAKTASGGEMSRFLLALKACFSSSNQPGTTLIFDEIDAGVSGRVAGAIAERLYQLSQRHQVLCVTHQPLIAAMADQHFRVDKQVIAQPISSILKQPSSPQVNRSGSTQVVTQIPESGMPELRTVVRISLLNHPQKRQEEIAQLAGGQSAQDAMNFAASLLSQAASWRKTCTVGRQDVGQTTKIRES, from the coding sequence ATGTTACTTTATTTGCGAATTCACAACTTTGCCTTAATTGACCACCTAGAAGTGGAATTCGGTGCTGGCCTAAATGTGTTGACTGGGGAAACCGGTGCAGGTAAGTCCATTATTTTGGATGCCATTGACATTGCCCTGGGGGGGAAAGTAACCAATCGGCTGATTCGCACAGGGACTAAACGGGCTTTGGTAGAAGCCACCTTCAATGTAGATAACCCCTTGATTGCCTGGTTGAGTGAGCAAGAGATTGACTTACTTGATCAAGCCGATTTAGTCTGTAGCCGGGAGATTACCGCCACAGAAAAAGGCATGCGATCGCGTTCTCGGGTCAATGGCACGATAGTCAATCGGCAACTGATGGAGGGACTGCGTGAGCGCTTGGTAGAAATTACTGCTCAGGGTCAAACAATACAGCTTATTATGCCAGCACGCCAACGAGGGCTACTCGACCTTTACGGCGGTTCCCCTGTGATCCAGCAGCGAGATCGAGTGGCATCTGCCTACATGGCTTGTCAAGAGGCCAAGAAAGCTCTAGAAACACAGCAAAAGTCTCAGCAAGAACGCCTACAACGTCTAGATTGGTTGGAGTATCAAATTCAAGACCTCAGTGCTGCCAACCTTACCGCTCCTGACGAACTCGAACAGCTAGAACTTGAACACCAGCGTCTGAACCATGTGGTGGAACTCCAGCAGAGGAGTTACCAAGTCTATCAAGCACTTTACCATAATGATCACGGGACTTTAGCTAGTGCTGACTTATTGGGTCAAGCGGAAAGTACCTTGCAGCATATGGTAGACTATGATAGTCAATTGCAACCTCTGCTAGACTTAGTCAGTGGAGCATTGGCTCAAGTGGCGGAAGCTGCCCATCAGATTAATGCCTATGGAGATGGACTAGAGACTGATCCGGAACGTCTTCAAGTGGTGGAGGAAAGAATTGGGGTTCTCAAACAAATTTGCCGCAAATATGGACCAACCCTTGCTAAGGCAATCGCTCACTATGAGAGCCTACGGGCAGAACTAGAAGAATTAGGCAGTGAAGGTGCATCTCTAGAAGAGTTAGAGAGAAATTATGCCTTGAGTCAGTCAAACGTGACCGATGAATGTGATCAACTGACCAAATTGCGGTATAGGGCTGGGTCAGAACTTGAAAAACAGCTGGTTAACCAGTTAAAGCCCTTGGCTATGGAGAAGGTAAAGTTTACAGTGGAAATCAGCCCCATTGTCCCCACGGCAGCTGGTGCCGATCAAGTCACCTTTTACTTCTCTCCCAACCCCGGAGAACCCTTGCAACCTCTTGCTAAGACGGCTTCCGGTGGAGAGATGAGTCGATTTTTACTGGCACTGAAAGCCTGTTTTTCCAGCAGTAACCAGCCAGGAACAACCTTAATTTTTGATGAAATTGATGCTGGGGTGTCTGGTCGGGTAGCAGGAGCGATCGCAGAACGACTCTACCAACTCAGTCAACGCCACCAAGTTCTTTGTGTGACTCACCAACCGTTAATTGCTGCGATGGCAGACCAACATTTTAGGGTGGATAAACAGGTGATTGCTCAACCGATTTCTAGCATTTTGAAACAACCATCTTCCCCTCAAGTTAACCGGTCTGGCAGTACTCAAGTAGTTACCCAAATCCCGGAATCTGGAATGCCCGAGCTTCGAACTGTAGTAAGGATTAGCCTCCTGAATCATCCCCAAAAGCGGCAGGAAGAAATCGCTCAGTTAGCTGGCGGACAGTCGGCTCAAGACGCTATGAATTTTGCGGCTTCCTTGTTGTCCCAAGCTGCTAGCTGGCGTAAGACATGCACAGTGGGAAGACAGGACGTTGGCCAAACAACGAAAATTCGAGAGAGCTAA